The Winogradskyella schleiferi genome contains the following window.
CATACAAGATCAAGGTCGTTTAGGGCATCGTAGTTACGGCGTACCTGATTCTGGAGCTATGGATTCCTATTCAAGTGAATTTGCCAATAAGCTGTTGGGAAATAATAAAGAGGCAGCTGTTTTGGAAATGACTATGACAGGAGCCGAACTACAATTCCTTAAGCCAACTACAATTGCTATAACTGGCGCTCATATGAACCCTACATTAAACGGAAAAACAATAGAAATGTTTGAGTCTATCTTGGTGGAGCCTAATGATGTCCTGAGTTTTGGAAAGCTATCAAATGGTTTTAGAACTTATGTTGCCGTAAAAGGAGGTTTTTTAAGTGAAATTGTTTTAGGAAGTAGAAGTATGGCGAAGGGGATTACAGAATCTATTAGAATTAAAAAAGAGGATGTTTTGGACTTTAATGCTACAAGTATAAAAAGTCCTAAACATGCAAAGTTGAAGTTCAATAGTTCCTATCACGAGGATAAAATATTAGAAGTCACAAAAGGA
Protein-coding sequences here:
- a CDS encoding 5-oxoprolinase subunit C family protein, yielding MIKVLNSGFYATIQDQGRLGHRSYGVPDSGAMDSYSSEFANKLLGNNKEAAVLEMTMTGAELQFLKPTTIAITGAHMNPTLNGKTIEMFESILVEPNDVLSFGKLSNGFRTYVAVKGGFLSEIVLGSRSMAKGITESIRIKKEDVLDFNATSIKSPKHAKLKFNSSYHEDKILEVTKGPEFDKLTREQQNLLISQNFQVSKFNNRMAYQLLPLFKNSLEPILTTPVLPGTVQLTPSGQLIVLMRDCQTTGGYPRMFQLTEQSINILSQKATGNRLKFSLKD